A region of Fusarium keratoplasticum isolate Fu6.1 chromosome 6, whole genome shotgun sequence DNA encodes the following proteins:
- a CDS encoding PCI domain-containing protein, whose amino-acid sequence MSTSNSLLGFFTLMSNQGGTIVREQPKLDLDLYVQNYSGRTRFDRLLHIAKSSVPLCIDALKAAIAEAKAGTDITQYNDAWDCIRFAAPGEPEAQKDQAWVDKTDRANRAETARLEAELKQYRHNLIKESIRMGNEELGEHFEKIGSLSEAAEAYNRMRQDVTTTKHIIDCGLHLVNIYLYRRDWSMVINSLGKITGVQSGEEEKFYQPFTKLVSGIALLGLKHYSDAAKNFLQIDFDIPPTQYNHIASPNDIATYGGLLALATMERKELQARVLDNPSFRSFLEHEPHVRKAISLFVNGRYSACLSILESFRNDYMLDIYLQRHVAAIYAQIRSKCITQYFIPFSCATLDNLNQAFAPEGESIEDELVSMIRDGTLRARLDAKNKLLIAVQPDPRLQMQQSAIEVARQYELEAKERLRRISIISAGLEVVGKRQPPLLGRGVEETWYDESKASEQGAAAEA is encoded by the exons ATGTCGACGTCAAACTCTCTCCTGGGTTTCTTTACCCTGATGAGCAACCAGGGTGGTACCATCGTTAGAG AGCAACCCAAGCTTGACCTCGATCTTTACGTCCAGAACTACTCCG GCCGAACGAGGTTCGACCGTCTCCTCCACATCGCAAAGTCCTCGGTACCGCTATGTATCGACGCTCTCAAGGCTGCTATtgctgaggccaaggctggcacAGACATAACCCAGTATAACGATGCCTGGGACTGCATCCGCTTTGCGGCTCCCGGGGAGCCAGAAGCTCAGAAAGACCAGGCTTGGGTCGATAAGACCGATCGCGCGAACAGAGCCGAAACCGCACGACTCGAAGCCGAACTTAAGCAATACCGTCATAACTTGATCAAGGAAAGCATTCGG ATGGGCAacgaggagcttggagagcatTTTGAGAAGATAGGATCGCTTAGCGAGGCAGCCGAGGCGTACAACCGCATGCGTCAGGATGTGACGACAACCAAGCACATCATCGATTGCGgactccatcttgtcaacaTCTATCTCTATCGCCGGGATTGGTCCATGGTAATCAACAGTCTCGGCAAAATCACCGGAGTCCAGagtggtgaggaggagaagttCTATCAGCCCTTCACCAAGCTCGTATCCGGTATTGCCCTCCTTGGGTTGAAGCATTACTCGGACGCAGCCAAGAACTTCCTACAGATTGACTTCGATATCCCTCCCACCCAGTACAACCACATCGCCAGTCCCAATGATATCGCTACGTACGGAGGTCTACTGGCGTTGGCCACCATGGAGAGAAAGGAACTCCAGGCTCGCGTCCTAGACAACCCATCGTTCCGATCATTCCTCGAGCACGAGCCTCATGTCCGAAAAGCTATCAGCCTCTTCGTGAATGGTAGATACTCAGCCTGCTTGTCGATTCTAGAGTCGTTCCGGAATGACTACATGCTGGACATCTATCTGCAGCGACATGTCGCGGCGATCTACGCGCAAATTCGAAGCAAGTGCATCACTCAGTACTTTATTCCCTTCTCGTGTGCCACTCTGGACAACTTGAACCAGGCTTTTGCGCCAGAGGGGGAGTccatcgaggacgagctcgTATCTATGATCCGGGACGGGACGCTCAGAGCCCGACTAGACGCGAAGAACAAG TTGCTCATTGCGGTCCAGCCTGACCCCCGTCTCCAGATGCAGCAGAGTGCTATTGAGGTCGCCCGTCAGTAcgagctcgaggccaaggagagaCTCCGCCGCATCAGCATAATCTCGGCTGGGCTTGAGGTCGTGGGTAAGAGGCAGCCGCCTCTTCTCGGTCGAGGTGTCGAGGAGACTTGGTATGACGAATCTAAAGCATCTGAGCAAGGCGCCGCTGCTGAAGCTTAG